Proteins from a genomic interval of Youhaiella tibetensis:
- the rplT gene encoding 50S ribosomal protein L20: protein MSRVKRGVTAHARHKKVLKAAEGYYGRRKNTIRVAKQAVEKAGQYAYRDRRVNKRNFRALWIQRINAAVREHGLTYGRFIDGLSKAEVAVDRKVLSDLAISEPAAFGVLVEKAKAALGYLKGVEDTTHARVNG from the coding sequence ATGTCACGCGTTAAGAGAGGCGTCACCGCCCACGCCCGCCACAAGAAGGTCTTGAAGGCCGCCGAGGGCTATTACGGCCGTCGCAAGAATACCATCCGCGTTGCCAAGCAGGCCGTGGAAAAGGCCGGCCAGTACGCCTACCGCGACCGCCGCGTCAACAAGCGCAACTTCCGTGCGCTCTGGATTCAGCGCATCAACGCCGCCGTGCGCGAGCATGGCCTGACCTACGGTCGATTTATCGACGGCCTCAGCAAGGCTGAGGTTGCTGTCGACCGCAAGGTGCTCTCGGATCTGGCGATCTCCGAGCCCGCAGCGTTCGGCGTCCTGGTCGAGAAGGCCAAGGCCGCCCTCGGGTATCTCAAGGGTGTCGAAGACACCACTCACGCCCGCGTCAACGGCTAA
- a CDS encoding GNAT family N-acetyltransferase translates to MSQPHPAQKPQRTVLEGRYARLEPIEPRHAAGLFAATAGEGEAARYRWLMSQPPADEAELRRRLAEAAAIEDPLYFAVVDKATGLAGGQQSLMRIEPAHGVIEIGGVLWGRGVAQTRLATEALYLFAAYVFDTLGYRRLEWKCNDQNEPSKRAARRFGFTFEGVFRQHMIVKGENRDTAWFSIIDGEWPAIRERLEAWLAPDNFDAEGRQRRKL, encoded by the coding sequence TTGAGCCAGCCGCACCCTGCCCAAAAGCCGCAACGCACCGTACTCGAAGGACGTTATGCCCGGCTCGAGCCGATCGAGCCCCGGCACGCGGCGGGCCTTTTCGCCGCGACCGCAGGAGAAGGCGAGGCGGCGCGCTATCGCTGGCTGATGTCGCAGCCGCCCGCCGACGAGGCGGAGCTGCGCCGGCGGCTGGCCGAAGCAGCGGCGATCGAGGATCCGCTCTATTTCGCCGTGGTCGACAAGGCGACCGGGCTCGCCGGCGGCCAGCAATCGCTGATGCGGATCGAGCCCGCCCATGGGGTCATCGAGATCGGCGGCGTCCTCTGGGGGCGCGGCGTCGCGCAGACGCGCCTGGCGACCGAGGCGCTCTATCTCTTTGCCGCCTATGTCTTCGATACGCTCGGTTACCGGCGGCTCGAGTGGAAGTGCAACGACCAGAACGAGCCAAGCAAGCGCGCGGCGCGCCGGTTCGGCTTCACCTTCGAGGGCGTCTTCCGCCAGCACATGATCGTCAAGGGCGAGAACCGCGACACCGCCTGGTTCTCGATCATCGACGGGGAATGGCCGGCGATCAGGGAGCGGCTCGAGGCGTGGCTGGCGCCGGACAATTTCGACGCCGAGGGACGCCAGCGGCGCAAGCTCTAG
- a CDS encoding methyl-accepting chemotaxis protein, whose protein sequence is MFSRLSIAQRIFGAFGVLLILLAAVALAGNFGVGGLTKSYADYRDEAQQSLTIGRMVGDTYAARMVEMGYRVDGAADKAAEFDSLIADHSLNDQASMDVFANDEESYSWLGELKTDLATYRDAFTQTVTLEEQRKSVGASLNDSTETIRSLLNDLITSLTSRGDISSVAQAGHVNESALLMLLNAERYMATNDPADLDRVRENGAQAVEQVSELSVGLFDPALQEKTQQIADQLDIYAGLVEELAGAIEERNTIRSEQLDDFGPRIQAAFGVIEDNINTRQDELGEAAGQFASLTTTLLMVVTGLAMAAGLALAVLIGRWLSKALRGMTVSMRQLADGNLDLELANLDARNELGQMAQALEVFRTNGKAVQAMDAEKAETQRLQAEEQSLRDALQHEVASVVEAAVAGDFTARVGTHYENPELLSLAQSVNELVATVDRGVTETGGVLSALADADLTQRMTGEYQGAFARLKSDTNAVADKFASMMGELRDTSKALKTATGEILSGANDLSERTTRQAAALQETTATIEQLANAVADNANKAQQAADKTTSASQLAGEGGAVMDRANQAMERIETSSSKISNIIGMIDDIAFQTNLLALNASVEAARAGEAGKGFAVVAVEVRRLAQSAAQASAEVKDLIEQSAGEVQSGSRLVAEAANKLAAILNAVEENSHLMQGISEASRDQSHSLEEVTGAIRQMDEMTQHNAALVEETNAAIEQTEAQASALDRIVDVFTIEAKQPEEAPAASGIKGLQQRAVDAARTYLARGNAALKADWSEF, encoded by the coding sequence ATGTTCTCCCGTCTTAGTATTGCTCAACGCATTTTCGGCGCCTTCGGCGTCCTTTTGATACTGCTTGCCGCCGTTGCCCTGGCGGGGAATTTCGGCGTGGGTGGACTGACCAAGTCCTATGCCGATTATCGTGACGAAGCCCAGCAATCGCTCACCATCGGACGCATGGTCGGCGACACCTATGCGGCGCGCATGGTGGAGATGGGCTATCGCGTGGACGGCGCGGCCGACAAGGCCGCCGAATTCGACAGCCTGATCGCCGACCATAGCCTCAACGACCAGGCATCCATGGACGTCTTCGCCAATGACGAGGAATCCTATTCCTGGCTGGGCGAACTCAAGACGGATCTGGCGACCTACAGGGACGCCTTCACCCAGACGGTGACGCTCGAAGAACAGCGCAAGTCGGTGGGCGCTTCGCTCAACGACAGCACCGAGACGATCCGCAGCCTGCTCAACGACCTGATCACGAGCCTGACCTCGCGCGGGGACATTTCCTCGGTGGCGCAGGCCGGCCATGTCAACGAGAGCGCCCTGCTCATGCTGCTCAATGCCGAGCGCTACATGGCCACCAACGATCCGGCCGATCTCGACCGGGTGCGCGAGAACGGCGCCCAGGCGGTCGAGCAGGTCTCCGAGCTCAGCGTCGGGCTTTTCGATCCGGCGCTGCAGGAAAAGACCCAGCAGATCGCCGACCAGCTCGACATCTATGCGGGGCTCGTGGAGGAACTGGCCGGAGCGATCGAGGAGCGCAATACGATCCGTTCCGAGCAGCTCGACGATTTCGGGCCGCGCATCCAGGCCGCGTTCGGCGTGATCGAGGACAATATCAATACGCGCCAGGATGAACTGGGCGAAGCGGCCGGGCAGTTCGCGTCGCTGACGACGACGCTGCTCATGGTGGTGACGGGCCTGGCCATGGCCGCCGGACTGGCGCTGGCGGTGCTCATCGGGCGCTGGCTCTCCAAGGCCCTGCGCGGCATGACGGTCTCGATGCGCCAGCTTGCCGACGGCAATCTCGATCTCGAGCTTGCAAATCTGGATGCCCGCAACGAGCTGGGGCAGATGGCCCAGGCGCTCGAGGTGTTCCGTACCAACGGCAAGGCCGTGCAGGCGATGGATGCCGAGAAGGCCGAGACGCAGCGCCTGCAGGCCGAGGAGCAGTCGCTCCGCGATGCCCTGCAGCACGAAGTGGCAAGCGTGGTGGAAGCGGCGGTGGCCGGAGACTTCACGGCCCGGGTCGGCACCCATTACGAGAACCCCGAGCTGCTCTCGCTGGCGCAGAGCGTCAACGAGCTGGTGGCGACGGTCGATCGGGGCGTCACCGAGACCGGCGGCGTGCTGTCGGCCCTGGCCGATGCCGACCTCACGCAGCGCATGACGGGCGAATACCAGGGGGCTTTCGCCCGCCTCAAGTCCGATACCAACGCGGTGGCCGACAAGTTCGCCTCGATGATGGGCGAGCTGCGCGACACCTCCAAGGCGCTCAAGACCGCTACGGGGGAAATTCTCTCGGGCGCCAACGATCTTTCCGAACGCACGACGCGGCAGGCCGCGGCACTCCAGGAGACCACGGCAACCATCGAGCAGTTGGCCAATGCCGTGGCGGATAATGCCAACAAGGCGCAGCAGGCGGCCGACAAGACCACCTCGGCCTCCCAGCTCGCCGGAGAGGGCGGCGCGGTGATGGATCGCGCCAACCAGGCCATGGAGCGGATCGAGACGTCTTCGTCCAAGATCTCCAACATCATCGGCATGATCGACGATATCGCGTTCCAGACCAACCTGCTGGCTCTCAATGCCTCGGTGGAAGCGGCTCGCGCCGGCGAGGCCGGCAAGGGCTTTGCGGTCGTGGCCGTCGAAGTGCGGCGCCTGGCCCAGTCGGCGGCGCAGGCCTCCGCCGAGGTCAAGGATCTCATCGAGCAGAGCGCCGGCGAGGTCCAGTCCGGCTCCCGGCTGGTGGCGGAAGCTGCCAACAAGCTGGCGGCGATCCTCAACGCGGTGGAAGAGAACAGCCACCTCATGCAGGGCATCTCCGAAGCCAGCCGCGACCAGTCGCACTCGCTCGAGGAAGTGACGGGGGCCATCCGGCAGATGGACGAGATGACCCAGCACAACGCGGCCCTCGTCGAAGAGACCAATGCCGCCATCGAGCAGACCGAGGCCCAGGCGAGCGCGCTCGACCGAATCGTGGACGTGTTCACCATCGAGGCCAAGCAGCCCGAGGAGGCCCCGGCCGCGAGCGGAATCAAGGGGCTCCAGCAGCGGGCCGTGGATGCGGCGCGCACCTATCTGGCCCGGGGCAACGCCGCCCTCAAGGCCGACTGGAGCGAGTTCTAG
- a CDS encoding alpha/beta hydrolase — MMPAITPSTLEVGTGANSRPIAVERRAGAAPGLFWLNGFKSDMGGSKAIAVDAYGAAHGLAVTRFDYSGHGRSGGEFLQGTVSRWLEEALAVFALTEGPQIVLGSSLGGWLALLLNRALRRAGSGRVKELILVAPAVDATQDLMLAGFSRKELKSLEERGYVERASQYGPEPYVYTRGLIEDGRTHLMFDGVIETGCPVTILQGGKDPDVPQEHALKLVSHLLHDPVTLTLIPDGDHRLSRPEDIRRLEDAIGRAVAD, encoded by the coding sequence ATGATGCCCGCGATCACGCCATCGACCCTTGAGGTCGGCACCGGGGCCAACAGCCGCCCCATAGCCGTCGAGCGGCGCGCCGGCGCCGCCCCGGGCCTTTTCTGGCTCAACGGCTTCAAGTCGGACATGGGCGGCAGCAAGGCCATTGCGGTGGATGCCTATGGCGCCGCGCATGGGCTGGCGGTGACCCGCTTCGACTACTCCGGCCACGGCCGTTCGGGCGGCGAATTCCTCCAGGGCACGGTGAGTCGCTGGCTCGAGGAGGCGCTCGCCGTCTTCGCCCTCACCGAAGGCCCCCAGATCGTGCTCGGCTCCTCGCTCGGCGGCTGGCTGGCCCTGCTGCTCAACCGCGCCCTGCGCCGCGCCGGTTCGGGCCGCGTCAAGGAGCTCATCCTCGTCGCTCCCGCGGTCGACGCCACCCAAGACCTGATGCTGGCCGGCTTCTCGCGCAAGGAACTCAAGTCGCTCGAGGAGCGCGGCTATGTCGAGCGCGCCTCCCAATACGGCCCCGAGCCCTATGTCTATACGCGCGGCCTTATTGAGGACGGCCGCACCCATCTCATGTTCGATGGCGTCATCGAGACCGGTTGCCCCGTGACCATCCTCCAGGGCGGCAAGGATCCGGACGTGCCCCAGGAGCATGCTCTCAAGCTCGTCTCCCATCTCCTGCACGATCCGGTGACGCTGACCCTCATTCCGGATGGCGACCATCGCCTGAGCCGGCCCGAGGACATCAGGCGCCTCGAGGATGCCATCGGCCGCGCCGTTGCCGACTAG
- a CDS encoding 3'-5' exoribonuclease domain-containing protein yields MTEIEPQTTFVVTDIEADGPTPLHSSMLSFASVAISATGERFGEFEAVLKPRPDRQPDETTMAWWQTQPEAWAAATTNAEAPEAVMPRYADWVESLPGFRVFAAAPMIFDGLWMDHYLDEFAGTRVLGGPFKTRQIFRGGGVCLYTMAGALRGAPYLNWGMQRVPAEWYGHIEHTHKAIDDARGFANVLVKLFSISSSLEKHEATESMYR; encoded by the coding sequence GTGACTGAGATCGAACCGCAAACCACGTTCGTGGTCACCGACATCGAGGCGGACGGGCCTACCCCGCTCCATTCCTCGATGCTCAGCTTCGCCTCGGTCGCCATCAGCGCCACCGGGGAACGGTTCGGCGAGTTCGAGGCGGTGCTCAAGCCGCGCCCGGACCGGCAGCCGGACGAAACCACCATGGCCTGGTGGCAGACCCAACCCGAGGCCTGGGCAGCGGCGACCACCAATGCCGAGGCACCGGAAGCCGTGATGCCGCGCTATGCCGACTGGGTGGAAAGCCTGCCCGGCTTTCGCGTCTTCGCGGCGGCGCCGATGATCTTCGATGGCCTGTGGATGGACCATTATCTCGACGAGTTCGCCGGCACGCGCGTGCTGGGCGGGCCGTTCAAGACGCGGCAGATCTTCAGGGGCGGCGGGGTGTGCCTTTACACCATGGCCGGCGCGCTGCGCGGCGCGCCCTATCTCAACTGGGGTATGCAGCGCGTGCCGGCCGAGTGGTACGGCCATATCGAGCATACCCACAAGGCCATCGACGATGCCCGCGGCTTTGCCAACGTTCTCGTCAAACTCTTTTCAATCTCCTCCAGCCTCGAAAAGCATGAGGCGACCGAAAGCATGTACCGATGA
- a CDS encoding NADPH-dependent F420 reductase yields MSIAILGLGNMGKGLAKRLAGKTDIVFGAHDMANATTFAGLLPGHIKVGDYRDAAKISDVIVLALPYAAALEEARNNREFDGKIIVDMTNPINAEGSLAVGHTTSAAEEIQKAAPRAKVVKAFNTIFAGVFDAPPSATAGVPVFVAGDDEKAVEVVAALARTAGFASEVVGDLSQARLLEPLGMLNIRLGYGVGKGTGIAPAWLTIG; encoded by the coding sequence ATGAGCATCGCAATTCTGGGTTTGGGGAATATGGGCAAGGGCCTGGCCAAGCGCCTGGCCGGCAAGACCGATATCGTCTTCGGCGCCCATGACATGGCCAATGCCACCACCTTTGCCGGCCTGCTTCCTGGCCACATCAAGGTCGGTGACTATCGCGATGCGGCCAAGATTTCCGATGTCATCGTCCTGGCGCTGCCTTATGCGGCGGCCCTGGAGGAAGCCAGGAACAACCGCGAGTTCGACGGCAAGATCATCGTGGACATGACCAACCCGATCAACGCCGAGGGTAGCCTGGCTGTCGGCCACACCACCTCTGCCGCCGAGGAGATCCAGAAAGCCGCGCCGCGCGCCAAGGTGGTCAAGGCCTTCAACACCATCTTCGCGGGTGTCTTCGACGCCCCGCCCTCGGCAACCGCCGGCGTGCCCGTGTTCGTGGCCGGTGATGACGAGAAAGCCGTCGAGGTCGTGGCGGCACTGGCGCGGACCGCGGGCTTCGCCTCCGAGGTCGTCGGCGACCTTTCCCAGGCGCGCCTGCTCGAGCCGCTCGGCATGCTCAACATCCGCCTCGGCTACGGGGTCGGCAAGGGCACCGGCATCGCTCCGGCCTGGCTCACCATCGGCTGA
- the rlmN gene encoding 23S rRNA (adenine(2503)-C(2))-methyltransferase RlmN, producing the protein MTQPTRPLALSLTAAQFDSLPMTGTRPIAYRDLFASHADLPQATRRWAQAQGLDLRALTLRSRERGARSQKFLFALREGLAVESVLIRRHDGYTACISSQVGCAFACRFCASGQAGLKRNLEAGEIVEQVARLGPKVNRIVFMGIGEPLNNYDNVLKAIRILRDRRGLNFPTTGITLSTIGIPKGLKALREEHLGINLTISLHATTDESRAALIPGSRKHPVREVVERALSWAERHNRDVTFVYLLLAGINDSRADLERLVAMLGGQRARINLMRWNPVDGIKLGRTEDRTLLAFRERLARAGIPVVVRDTQGRDITAACGQLWLRDLNGRALAA; encoded by the coding sequence ATGACACAGCCGACACGCCCCCTCGCCCTCAGCCTCACCGCCGCGCAATTCGACAGCCTGCCGATGACCGGCACGAGGCCGATCGCCTATCGCGACCTGTTCGCGAGCCATGCCGACCTGCCCCAGGCCACGAGGCGCTGGGCCCAAGCGCAGGGGCTGGACCTGCGCGCCCTGACGCTGCGGTCGCGCGAAAGGGGGGCGCGCTCGCAGAAATTCCTTTTTGCGCTGCGCGAGGGGCTGGCTGTGGAAAGCGTGCTCATCAGGCGCCACGACGGCTACACGGCCTGTATTTCGAGCCAGGTGGGGTGCGCGTTTGCCTGCCGATTCTGCGCATCGGGGCAGGCCGGGCTCAAGCGCAACCTCGAGGCCGGGGAGATCGTCGAGCAGGTGGCGCGGCTCGGACCGAAGGTCAACCGCATCGTGTTCATGGGAATCGGGGAGCCGCTCAACAATTACGACAACGTCCTCAAGGCGATCCGAATCCTGCGCGACCGGCGCGGGCTCAATTTTCCGACGACCGGCATCACGCTGTCGACCATCGGCATTCCCAAGGGCCTCAAGGCACTGCGCGAGGAGCATCTGGGGATCAACCTCACCATCTCGCTCCATGCCACGACCGACGAGAGCCGGGCGGCGCTGATCCCGGGGAGCCGCAAGCACCCGGTCAGGGAGGTGGTGGAACGGGCGCTCTCCTGGGCGGAGCGGCACAACCGGGACGTTACCTTCGTCTACCTGCTGCTGGCCGGGATCAACGACAGCCGGGCGGACCTCGAGCGGCTGGTGGCGATGCTGGGCGGGCAGCGGGCGCGCATCAACCTCATGCGCTGGAACCCGGTCGACGGGATCAAGCTGGGGCGCACCGAGGACCGGACCCTCCTCGCCTTCAGGGAACGCCTGGCGCGGGCGGGTATTCCGGTGGTGGTGCGCGACACGCAGGGCCGCGACATCACCGCCGCCTGCGGGCAGCTCTGGCTGCGCGACCTCAACGGACGGGCGCTGGCGGCTTAG
- a CDS encoding ASCH domain-containing protein: MSPLPAGYENAVTFSFGDSPELADELLALVLAGTKTATCDAVGTYGATEPIPVVGRRDVVLDGRGRPACAIETVEVELRRFDEVDARFAADEGEGDRTLAYWRRVHEDYFRRHGSFAPDMMLVCERLKVIEVFSRD; this comes from the coding sequence ATGAGCCCGCTGCCCGCCGGCTACGAGAATGCAGTGACGTTCAGCTTCGGGGATTCCCCGGAGCTGGCGGACGAACTGCTTGCGCTCGTGCTGGCCGGGACGAAGACCGCGACTTGCGACGCGGTCGGTACCTATGGCGCGACCGAGCCGATACCCGTTGTGGGGCGGCGCGACGTGGTGCTCGATGGCAGGGGCCGTCCGGCCTGCGCGATCGAGACCGTCGAGGTCGAGTTGCGCCGGTTCGACGAGGTGGATGCGCGCTTCGCGGCCGATGAGGGCGAGGGCGACCGCACGCTCGCCTATTGGCGGCGCGTGCATGAGGACTATTTCCGCCGCCACGGCAGTTTCGCGCCGGACATGATGCTGGTCTGCGAACGGCTAAAGGTGATCGAGGTATTTTCCCGTGACTGA
- the rpmI gene encoding 50S ribosomal protein L35, producing the protein MPKMKTKSGAKKRFRFTASGLVKAGVSGKRHRLSSHNAKYIRQQRGTKVLQKGDEGLVKWYMPYNR; encoded by the coding sequence ATGCCCAAGATGAAGACCAAATCTGGCGCCAAGAAGCGTTTCAGGTTCACTGCGTCTGGCCTGGTCAAGGCCGGCGTTTCCGGCAAGCGGCACCGTTTGAGCAGCCACAACGCCAAGTACATTCGCCAGCAGCGCGGCACGAAAGTGCTCCAGAAGGGCGATGAGGGCTTGGTCAAGTGGTACATGCCCTATAACCGCTAA
- a CDS encoding winged helix-turn-helix transcriptional regulator, whose amino-acid sequence MTNQPTTLPTGGDTTRTLLSLIGDKWTLRVIAQLVAGKRRFNELRKLVVGISQKVLAATLRNLEREGLVKRTFFPVIPPRVEYELTEVGMRFLQALGALRDFAVENRPEIEAARRRFDAELEMAPQSQMISGH is encoded by the coding sequence TTGACGAACCAACCCACAACGCTGCCGACAGGCGGCGATACGACTCGCACGTTACTGTCTTTGATCGGCGATAAATGGACGCTTCGCGTCATCGCCCAACTCGTCGCTGGCAAGCGGCGTTTCAACGAATTGCGCAAGCTCGTGGTCGGCATCTCCCAGAAGGTGCTGGCCGCAACCCTGAGAAACCTCGAGCGCGAGGGCCTGGTGAAGCGGACATTCTTTCCGGTGATCCCTCCCCGCGTCGAATACGAACTGACCGAAGTGGGCATGCGCTTCCTGCAGGCGCTGGGAGCGCTGCGCGATTTCGCCGTAGAGAACCGCCCGGAGATCGAAGCGGCGCGGCGCCGATTCGATGCGGAGCTGGAAATGGCGCCGCAATCGCAGATGATTTCGGGCCACTAG
- the infC gene encoding translation initiation factor IF-3, giving the protein MRRPMRPVAPQKDGPLSNEDISAPEVQLIGAEGENKGVIRTREAIAMAQEAGLDLVLIAANSSPPVAKFLDLGRFKYAAQKKAAEARKKQKVIEVKEIQLRPNIDTHDYDTKMKAVARFIEGGDRVKVTMRFRGREMAHQELGMELLLKVRDLMEDKAKVESAPRSEGRQMVMVLAPK; this is encoded by the coding sequence ATTCGTCGTCCCATGAGACCCGTTGCGCCCCAGAAAGATGGGCCGCTTTCCAACGAGGATATCTCCGCCCCCGAAGTCCAGCTCATCGGTGCCGAGGGTGAGAACAAAGGGGTCATCCGTACCCGCGAGGCCATCGCCATGGCCCAGGAGGCCGGACTCGATCTGGTCCTCATCGCCGCCAATTCCAGCCCTCCGGTAGCCAAGTTCCTCGATCTCGGCCGCTTCAAGTATGCTGCGCAGAAGAAGGCTGCGGAAGCCCGCAAGAAGCAGAAGGTCATCGAGGTCAAGGAAATCCAGCTGCGTCCCAACATCGATACGCATGACTACGACACCAAGATGAAGGCGGTCGCACGCTTCATCGAGGGTGGCGATCGCGTGAAGGTGACGATGCGCTTCCGTGGCCGCGAAATGGCGCACCAGGAACTGGGCATGGAGCTTCTGCTCAAGGTCCGCGACCTGATGGAAGACAAGGCCAAGGTCGAGAGCGCGCCGCGCTCGGAAGGCCGCCAGATGGTGATGGTGCTGGCTCCCAAGTAA
- the pheS gene encoding phenylalanine--tRNA ligase subunit alpha, protein MSNLETQIDTLRADLGAAIAAAQDQGALEAVRVAALGKKGSVSALLASLGGMAPEERKSAGPAINGLKNEIVALIEAKGGELAEEALNARLAAEKLDVTLPLQPAPTARGRIHPVSQVIDEITAIFSDMGFSIAEGPDIETDYYNFTALNFPEGHPAREMHDTFFLKPDADGARKVLRTHTSPVQIRAMQRTNEKPAANYITGPIDPPIRIVVPGRTYRNDSDQTHTPMFHQVEGLVIDKSSHIGQLRWVIEEFLKAFFEVDNVKTRFRPSFFPFTEPSMEVDVQCDRSGNEVKIGEGSDWLEILGCGMVHPNVLRNAGLDPDVYQGFAWGMGIDRLAMLKYGMPDLRAFFDADKRWLDHYGFRPLDLPTLFGGLSS, encoded by the coding sequence ATGTCCAACCTTGAGACCCAGATCGATACCCTGCGCGCCGACCTCGGCGCCGCCATTGCCGCCGCCCAGGACCAGGGCGCGCTCGAAGCGGTGCGGGTGGCCGCCCTGGGCAAGAAGGGCTCGGTCTCGGCCCTGCTCGCTTCGCTCGGCGGCATGGCCCCCGAGGAACGCAAATCGGCCGGCCCCGCCATCAACGGCCTCAAGAACGAGATCGTGGCGCTGATCGAGGCCAAGGGGGGCGAACTGGCCGAAGAGGCGCTCAATGCCCGCCTCGCCGCCGAAAAGCTCGACGTCACGCTGCCGCTCCAGCCCGCCCCCACGGCGCGCGGGCGCATCCACCCGGTGAGCCAGGTGATCGACGAGATCACCGCGATCTTTTCGGACATGGGGTTCTCGATCGCCGAAGGGCCCGATATCGAGACCGACTACTACAATTTCACGGCGCTCAATTTCCCCGAAGGCCACCCGGCCCGGGAGATGCACGACACGTTCTTTTTGAAGCCCGACGCCGACGGCGCGCGAAAAGTGCTGCGCACCCATACCTCGCCGGTGCAGATCCGCGCCATGCAGCGGACCAACGAGAAGCCGGCGGCCAATTACATCACCGGTCCGATCGATCCGCCGATCCGGATCGTGGTGCCCGGCCGCACCTATCGCAACGACAGCGACCAGACCCACACGCCCATGTTCCATCAGGTGGAGGGGCTGGTCATCGACAAGTCGAGCCATATCGGCCAGTTGCGCTGGGTGATCGAGGAGTTCCTGAAGGCCTTCTTCGAGGTCGACAACGTCAAGACGCGGTTCCGGCCGAGCTTCTTCCCCTTCACCGAGCCTTCCATGGAAGTGGACGTGCAGTGCGACCGTTCGGGCAACGAGGTCAAGATCGGGGAAGGCAGCGACTGGCTGGAAATCCTCGGCTGCGGCATGGTGCACCCGAACGTGCTGCGCAATGCCGGGCTCGACCCCGATGTCTACCAGGGCTTTGCCTGGGGCATGGGTATCGACCGCCTCGCCATGCTCAAATACGGCATGCCGGACCTGCGTGCATTCTTCGATGCCGACAAGCGCTGGCTCGACCATTACGGCTTCCGCCCGCTCGACCTGCCGACGCTGTTCGGGGGGCTGTCGAGCTGA
- a CDS encoding TetR/AcrR family transcriptional regulator produces MPRPKLHSDDEILTIAQQVLVAKGPAAFTLTDVAEAVGVSRAAIIQRFENKATLHRKVMERSTQEVRDYFAGLAIVEGVGALREMLSDLIGGLGSGEGFAGYLLLEWSDVHDDELNRLARERNRLVREAIEMRLPASETRKVQASLIQAVIQGATMQWLIEQDGPLNAFVLMQTERLIESLFPEG; encoded by the coding sequence ATGCCACGCCCCAAGCTCCACAGCGATGACGAGATCCTGACCATCGCCCAGCAGGTACTGGTGGCAAAGGGGCCGGCGGCCTTCACCCTTACCGATGTCGCCGAAGCGGTGGGCGTTTCCCGGGCCGCGATCATCCAGCGATTCGAGAACAAGGCCACGCTCCATCGCAAGGTCATGGAACGCTCGACCCAGGAAGTGCGCGACTATTTCGCCGGTCTGGCGATCGTCGAGGGCGTCGGCGCGCTGCGGGAGATGTTGAGCGATCTCATCGGCGGACTCGGATCGGGCGAGGGCTTTGCCGGCTATCTGCTGCTCGAATGGTCCGACGTCCATGACGATGAGCTCAACCGGCTGGCCCGGGAGCGCAACCGGTTGGTGCGCGAGGCCATCGAGATGCGGTTGCCGGCTTCGGAGACCCGCAAGGTGCAGGCGAGCCTTATCCAGGCGGTGATCCAGGGCGCCACGATGCAGTGGCTCATCGAGCAGGACGGCCCGCTCAACGCTTTCGTCCTGATGCAGACAGAACGGCTGATCGAGAGCCTCTTTCCCGAAGGGTAG